In Papaver somniferum cultivar HN1 chromosome 1, ASM357369v1, whole genome shotgun sequence, a genomic segment contains:
- the LOC113273334 gene encoding putative F-box protein At3g52320 produces MADYLPIEIVLNILYRLPAETVLTCKRICKTWHNHLSHSDRMNFAKTHLLHLNQHRHDHNSLNNGVTGSKVSLGFIFLLKSENIRPTGHPLWHVGYDENNNGTVQKTLRPVNHRLIRTKQEYDTNLLVGSCNGLICFAEPRRRNVRDPIHICNPITRECVYLKGFNENIQYKSTWSIHSGFGYSPLTNEYKVVRILCYDSRDHGAIGQIQVYTLGSGDGWRNKGVLANYSLDSIYGVFC; encoded by the coding sequence ATGGCTGACTACCTCCCTATAGAGATAGTTCTTAACATATTATATCGATTACCAGCTGAAACAGTCCTAACATGTAAACGAATATGCAAAACATGGCATAATCACTTATCCCATAGTGATCGCATGAACTTTGCTAAGACACACTTGCTGCATCTCAATCAACACCGGCACGATCACAACAGTCTTAACAATGGTGTTACAGGTTCTAAGGTAagtttaggttttattttcttattgaagTCGGAAAACATAAGACCTACTGGTCACCCACTTTGGCATGTAGGATATGATGAGAATAATAATGGCACTGTTCAGAAAACACTTAGACCGGTTAATCATCGTCTTATTCGAACCAAACAGGAGTACGACACAAATTTGCTTGTTGGTTCTTGcaatggtttgatttgttttGCAGAACCTAGAAGGCGTAACGTCAGAGATCCAATCCATATTTGTAATCCCATTACTAGAGAATGTGTATACCTCAAAGGATTTAACGAAAATATTCAGTACAAATCTACTTGGTCAATACATAGTGGTTTTGGCTACAGTCCTCTAACTAATGAGTACAAGGTCGTTAGAATCTTGTGTTATGATAGCCGCGATCATGGTGCTATTGGACAAATTCAGGTATACACTCTTGGCAGTGGAGATGGGTGGAGAAACAAAGGGGTGCTTGCCAACTACTCGTTAGATTCCATATATGGTGTTTTTTGCTAA